In Pseudovibrio brasiliensis, one DNA window encodes the following:
- a CDS encoding efflux RND transporter periplasmic adaptor subunit → MRSKYAVVVGFAVVASISAGLGIFLGSSVDWTSESSGGTDKEILYWVAPMDPNFRRDEPGKSPMGMDLIPVYAGEETQPNGTGVTLSPSVINTIGVRTAVASVEPVSQKIESVGFVGYDEHRSSRVHLRTEGWIQKLNIRAVGDPVEKGDLLFTVYAPEVTVASADLIRAVRRGDRAAEQNIRIQLQNYGIDPAQIDEMAQDSKPADVFKVFAPQSGVVTTLEAADGMYLQPDSIALTLADLSSVWLMVDVFEQDIARLSPNSEVLASFEHLPGKVLDGRIDYIYPELDSVTRTLPVRLHFDNSKGFLRPNMFGRVTIFPSETRNAITVPTSALIRTGMSERVILQTDEGTFQPRIVTPGLTGSFGEGSRTEILQGLQPGDEVVTSAQFLIDSESSLSAGMERMSPAQGAPIWSEGTVTRIDPDANAITISHAAIKELDWPEMETTFAVRGNLEELDVSASKQIEFAIMRGSDKRFSLVEMRESGEKLSKSAPAEPVGADDK, encoded by the coding sequence ATGCGTAGTAAGTACGCTGTTGTGGTTGGGTTTGCGGTTGTTGCGAGTATCTCGGCTGGGCTTGGGATTTTTCTTGGAAGTTCAGTAGATTGGACTTCGGAAAGTTCCGGTGGCACTGACAAAGAGATTTTGTATTGGGTTGCGCCTATGGATCCGAACTTCCGGCGCGATGAACCCGGTAAGTCCCCCATGGGTATGGATCTTATTCCTGTTTATGCAGGTGAAGAAACTCAGCCAAACGGAACTGGGGTGACGCTTTCACCGAGTGTCATCAATACAATTGGTGTTCGTACAGCGGTTGCCAGTGTGGAGCCAGTTTCTCAGAAAATCGAAAGCGTTGGCTTTGTTGGCTATGATGAGCATCGTTCCAGTCGGGTTCATTTGCGCACAGAAGGATGGATCCAGAAGCTCAACATACGCGCCGTTGGTGATCCCGTTGAAAAGGGTGACTTGCTCTTCACCGTCTACGCGCCAGAAGTGACTGTTGCCAGTGCAGATCTGATCAGAGCAGTGCGAAGAGGTGATAGAGCTGCTGAGCAAAACATCCGCATTCAGCTTCAGAACTACGGCATTGATCCAGCACAGATTGATGAGATGGCCCAGGACAGCAAACCGGCTGATGTCTTCAAGGTTTTTGCGCCGCAATCCGGTGTGGTGACCACACTGGAAGCAGCGGATGGCATGTACCTTCAACCAGATTCGATCGCCTTGACGCTTGCGGACCTGTCTTCTGTCTGGCTGATGGTGGATGTGTTTGAGCAGGATATTGCCCGGCTAAGCCCAAACAGCGAAGTGCTGGCTAGCTTTGAGCATCTTCCCGGAAAAGTCCTGGATGGCCGCATAGACTACATCTATCCTGAGCTGGACTCCGTCACCCGTACACTGCCTGTTCGCCTGCATTTTGATAACTCCAAGGGCTTTTTGCGCCCTAACATGTTTGGTCGTGTCACGATCTTTCCTTCCGAAACGCGGAATGCGATCACTGTTCCCACCAGCGCATTGATCCGCACAGGTATGTCTGAACGGGTAATCCTGCAAACGGATGAAGGCACCTTCCAGCCCCGTATCGTGACACCCGGATTGACCGGCAGTTTTGGTGAAGGCAGCCGAACGGAGATCCTGCAAGGTCTGCAGCCTGGCGATGAAGTTGTCACTTCAGCGCAGTTCCTGATCGACAGTGAAAGCTCACTTTCTGCCGGAATGGAACGGATGTCTCCAGCACAAGGCGCTCCCATTTGGTCTGAAGGGACTGTGACCCGCATTGACCCAGACGCCAACGCTATCACCATCAGCCATGCGGCAATTAAGGAGCTGGACTGGCCAGAGATGGAAACCACTTTTGCGGTTCGTGGCAATCTGGAGGAGCTTGATGTGTCTGCGAGTAAGCAAATTGAGTTTGCTATCATGCGAGGCTCAGACAAACGCTTCAGCCTTGTCGAGATGCGCGAGAGTGGAGAAAAGCTCTCCAAATCAGCACCTGCTGAACCGGTGGGGGCCGATGACAAATGA
- a CDS encoding carboxymuconolactone decarboxylase family protein, with product MSDRFEKGLEQRKATLGADYVEANLAKADDFNRPFQEAMTEWCWGFGWGDDAIDAPTRSLMNLAMIGALGKMHEWELHCKGALRNGVTKEQIRAACHIVAIYAGVPAGVDCFRSARKVLEEAGEL from the coding sequence ATGTCTGACCGGTTTGAAAAAGGCCTTGAGCAACGCAAGGCCACCCTTGGCGCTGACTATGTGGAGGCCAATCTGGCAAAAGCGGACGATTTCAATCGCCCGTTTCAAGAAGCCATGACCGAATGGTGCTGGGGCTTTGGCTGGGGAGACGACGCCATCGACGCTCCAACCCGCAGCCTCATGAATCTGGCCATGATCGGTGCCCTCGGCAAAATGCACGAATGGGAACTCCACTGCAAAGGAGCTCTACGTAACGGCGTCACCAAAGAACAAATCCGCGCCGCCTGCCACATCGTAGCCATCTACGCTGGCGTCCCCGCCGGAGTAGACTGCTTCCGCAGTGCAAGGAAAGTGCTGGAGGAAGCCGGGGAGTTGTGA